The DNA segment ACAAGCCAAGCTCGAGCGTCTCAAGCTGAAGTTTGATAGAAATTTAAGTCGAGCTTGATTCGAGTTAAAGATCTAACTGAGTCTATAACCAAGTTTGAGCTTGACTTGTTAGGGTCTTGAGTCGAGTTTGAATCGAATCTAAAATGAGTTTCGTTCGAGTAGCTTATGAgtctagagttttttttatagtccTACTATGAGCCACATATGTATGTAGGCACATGATTTTGAGGTTAGACGATTGGATTTTAGATTGGATAATgaggttaaaaaataaacttgCCTAAAATGAATGGATACCAACTTTATCTCAACGAATAGCAGTTAAAGTTATCTAAAGTTTTAACGAGCTATTCGAACTTGAGCTTAACAGATGTAAACTTAGCAATAATTTGCGAGCCTCGAACTTTTTTAATAGCTTAGGTACGTTGCAACGTATGTATGCATAGCTCGTGGTCATCTCTCGCTAAGGGAAGATATTGCTAGAGAAATGTTTTTTTCTTCGACTctgaaattaatttctttccCCAGGAATTATGAGATTAGGCAAGGTAGAGTTAGCAATTAAAGCTGTGGGCCCAGCCCTCGACTTCGTGACGTCACCCTTTCCTCTTTGGGACCAATAAAAGAAGAGAACATCGAAGGCTTGGCCGCCGGAGCCTTGGCCGCCTCGCCTTCTACCCGTATCGTACCATTTTACCCTCTGCACCCTCCTTATTTACGTTCCTGCCACCCACCCCACCGCCGCCGGGGATGGGAGGAGCGCACTTACCCGGCGGCGAGGACGTCTCCCACGACGTGGTCGGCGACGGGGACGTCGACCGCCGCGACGTGGGCAAGATGGAGCACCGGTGAGCGAGCGCCTTAATTTTCTTCTTCCCTGTTCCTTGCTTCAGACGGGATCTTGATTTGCTCCTTCCGGGGTTCGAATCGCTCGGTTCCTCGCGATTGGCTGATTCGTTCGTTCTTGGTGTTCAGGGGTGGTGTCCATGTTGCGATTCCCACCCTCTTGATTCGCTCGGTGGATTTTATTCGCCCTTCTTTGGATTTCTTGATCCATGGCTAGCTTTGCTAAGCTCATCTCAAACTCGCCCACCCCCTTCTGTTGTGCAGGTGCGAACATTACCGGCGGAGGTGCAAGATCGTGGCGCCGTGCTGCAGCCAGGTGTTTCCCTGCCGCCATTGCCACAACGAGACCACGGTACGGTACTGTTGTTTCGGAGGCCTTGGTTCGTATTGTCCATGTAAAACAGTAGAAGTCAACCTATCTGTGCTGCGTGAACAGTAGACCATGGTTAATATTGTTCCATAGAGTTTCTCTGGAAGGTGTCTTAGATGTTTTGAACGATTAGTTACCAGTGTGTACTTTTGTTTGTCGCAAGCGGGAGATTTATGCTTAGTTCATTAGTCTTTTGAGACAATTTGGCAAGTTGAGTTGATCCCTTGAAATTGAATTCATAGTTTGGTTGTATAATTGGCTCAGTCTTAGATCTCGATTGGATCAACTTGTTTGGTTAATCCTGAGCATGACAAGTTGGTATGTACAATTCGATGGCGGTAATCCCTTGCAGGGTAGTGTTTATATAGCATAAATGAAGTGTTTGCAAAAAATGCACAATCATGTTAGTAGATTAAAGTTATATGTATGCAATTCCCAACACGGAAGATTTATGCTTAGTTCATTAGTCTTTTGAGACAACTTGGCAAGTTGAGTTGATCCCTTGAAATTGAATTCATAGTTTGGTTGTATAATTGGCTCAGTCTTAGATCTCGATTGGATCAACTTGTTTGGTTAATCCTGAGCATGACAAGTTGGTATGTACAATTCGATGGCGGTAATCCCTTGCAGGGGTATTGTTTATATAGCATAAATGAAGTGTTTGCAAAAAATGCACAATCATGTTAGTAGATTAAAGTTATATGTATGCAATTCCCAACACGGGAGCTCGATATTTCAAAAGTTTCAAAGTCATTTTGAGAGCGATGGTACATTATGGATTTCTTATAGTCTCCCTTGTAGAATTGAGCTATCAGGTTATGATACTGTGCAAAGTGCCATCCAGTGAGAACACTTTTTTAAGTTTTAACTGAACTATTGGTGGCATTGTCTTCACTTGCTCACCGCAGGCTTCAGGAGATCGGCATACAATATGTCGCCAGAATGTTGAAAAAGTAAACCTCTCATTCTCTTTTCTAGTTTGTACAACTAGTTGACTTTAGTAGGTTCAGAAATTATGATAGATTGACTTCCTTCATTCCTGCAGGTAGTATGTCTACTCTGTGATACTGAACAACTGGTACGACTTAAATTGCTACAAGTTTTTTACCCAGTACTCATGTCACGTGAAGGTGTTGTTATGCTTAAACTGAAACTTGGTTTTCGCTCAGGTATCACAAGTGTGTGTAAGCTGTGGAGTCAATATGGGCGAGTACTTCTGTGATATATGCAAGTTTTATGATGATGATGTAAGTTTTAGGTTTCTATTCTGTTGTTATGTGCTTTGTATCATTCCTGTCAAATGATGCATTTGTCTTTTGCTACAGACAGAGAAAGGGCAGTACCATTGCTATGACTGTGGCATATGCAGGTGAGCATGAAAATATCTTTCACCAATATCGTATTAAGCAAAGTGCTTAACCTGTATCTATTTGATTCAACCAGGGTTGGTGGCAAGGAAAACTTCTTCCACTGCGTAAAGTGTGGTATGCTTTGCGTGTATCAAtttgattatgctgattttgagtAATTGTTCTTCTGTATTTTCATCAATACCATACTGATTTATGCTCTGTTTGAGTAATCCACATGGTAGAGGGGCAAAGTTATCCATTTAGTGGACTAGTTCTTCCTCATGCATTTGTTCCCTGCTTAGCTAGCACTACATTGTTTGATATAAATGAAATACTGGGGAATAGATGGAAATAGGAATCCAGTCATTTCTTTTCTCTAACTATAATGTTCCATGCCCCCAACCGTACCAATATGAAATTAATGAGACCAGCATCTAGGGTTAACCATATAATATTTGGGTGATAGAAATTTTAGCAACAAAGAAAGCACACCTCAAGGGGAGCCTCCAGAGGTCTGATGTAGAGGAATTTGGTGCATAGAGGAATTCTAAGGCGTGCTGATAATACAAGGATAGACGGGTTAGCCAAATCTAACATGGGAGGGAGCAGTAAAGAGAGACTTAAAGAATGGAATGTATTCAGAGTGTGGTAATTAGCAATCCATGTGCCCGAACCAAGACCTAGGAAATTGATCTTCCTTAACTATTATTACTATTTCTAACactattttactttttttatataatatcaTCTTTTTTGTGGGCTTGTTAACCTACCCCAAGTTGCTTGGgacaaaaggctttgttgttgttgaagaAGCACACcccaaataaattttttattttataggtTCACTGGTAAACATACATTTGGCTAATCTTTGTGTGGTAATGCTTATATGTTTTATTTCTTTGTCATATCTTTTCTGCAATAAACAGGGTCTTGCTATTCTGTTATACTGCGCGATAACCATCAGTGTGTAGAGAACTCAATGAGACAGAATTGCCCAATCTGTTATGAGGTAACCTTGATAACTTGCACCGTGTCTGGAACTATCTATATGTTATAACTTATAACTAGAACTTTGTCTGCAGTATCTATTTGATTCGTTACAAGGAACAAGAGTTCTTAACTGTGGACACACGATGCACATGGAATGTTTTTCTGATATGGTGGGGCATAACAAGTAAATCCCTCTACCTGTTTTGATTTGGAGGAATATTGATACTCCATTATCATTCTTGCAAATTTCTCTCTGAGGCAGTGGCGTTTGTGGTAACTTGCATTGGCCTTTTGATGCTACAGGTACACTTGTCCAATATGCTCTAAGACAGCTCTtgatatgacccatcactgggAAGCGTTGGATCAAGAGgtaccatatttcttttttctacCTATAATAGCTTGCAAACTGGTACTATCAAACAAACTTTGGTAGTAACTTCGGAAGATAGGATGCATGTTCCTGGAGCAAAGGGCTGTACAAGAAATAATTTAACTTGTCAGAGCAAAACAAAACCCTCTTCTTTCAGGAAACATTCATTtcagatgagatgagatgatacTATAACATTAGCAATTAGTATTGGTTGCATTAGAAAAGACTCAACAAATATACATATGTGCTGACTAAGTTCAGCCATTTTTTGGTGCTTGCTAAATAGCTGATGTTTGTTCCTTATTGTTTTGCAGATCGAAGCAACAATCATGCCTCCTGTATATCGTTACAAGGTATTCTTTACTTCTTTTCTGACTTAACTATGCAGTCCCAACTCATAACTGGCTTACTTAGTGCATTCACCCAAGGATAAGCCATAAGTTGATTATTGCTATATAATCCAGGACACCTTCACTCATAGCACTTTCATAACCTGCCTAGAATACTTTTCTGCAGTCTTCTGTTAGCCTAGAAATCAGCTATTTCAATGGAATAAGCACCCCAAAGGAGGAAGCTCCCCTATACTGTCTCTCTGTTCTATTTAGGCTAACCTTTTGAAGTGGTCAGAAGATATTGTCATGCAAATTTATTTCATCTAAGTAGTGCTTTTCTCCTTGTGCTAAAATGGTCAGATTTGGGTGCTTTGCAATGACTGCAACAAAGTCTCAGAAGTGAACTTCCATGTGATTGGCCATAAGTGCAGCCACTGCAACTCGTACAATACTCGATCAACATCGCGACCTGCAGATTCATCAGGAAGCAGTTCGCCGACAACGGACTCCTCTGACAACAACCTGTAGAGAATTCTTGGTGCCGATTGACACCTGGTCTACAAAATCAATGCCAGAACCATACATAGAAGAAGAAAATTTGTTTTGCGGCGTGCCTGTCAAATGTCGAGCCCCAGCCGTCAAGCCCTACCATTTTGTGAAGATTCAATTCATTCCTTGAAGCTTTGTCTGTTGGAACTTTGAGCTACAGCATTACTGCCGCAACACAAACAGCGATGCAATATCTTAAATCTTGATCGCAGTTGTTGACTGTATCACCGTGGGTGAAACCCAGCATGTTGTCTAGGATTTAAATCTTGATACTGTAATCCGTGGAAAAACATGGTTATTCCAGATTGTTAGTTGGTTTGTGTACTTGTGCTGAACAGTTTCCTGACTTGCCTTCTAGAGTTCCAGTCCAGCATGACTAGAATGATGCTTATGCTTTATACGGGTTGAAGGAAAGTACATGAAAAACGGAGAATGGTTTTTCCACATGTACATCCATCAAATGTGTCTTAAAATTTCCTGCAAAAAAATGTGTCTTCAAATTGCTGCAAACTTTTAACATTCAAATTAACTAACCAACCTATCTTATATTCATTGTCAAGTACTTGGACAAATCTGGAATTACTTTTGATGGCTAGGATGCTGCATAGCCATATACCCGCACACATACGGAGGAACAGCAAATTTCTCTGGAAAAAAAATACGACGTTGCGACTTGCGACGAACAAGGAACACGGCGGTCCATGACAAGTGGGCCCAGAAAAGGATGCCAGCTCGAGCCGCACTACCCGTCCGCGTCCCAACTTCTCCTCCCATGATCCAAACCGTTCGCCCTAGGATGGACGGACAGGACACGTATGATGTAGGCCTCGCGCCGCGTACTGGGCCTGCGGCGCGGCTCTCCGGATTGGCGGTCACGGAGCGTTCGTTCGAGGACGGACGGCACTGATCATCCACGGCATCACTGCCCCGTGgaatttttacattttgattttttttaaaaaatatattctacAAATAGATCTATGTGAAAATAATTTCTGAAAAAAGATACTTTTACAGGTGTCGtaaaaataatctattttttaatattgtttCTCCATAGATCTATGAcagaaaaagtttttgaaaatgacaaaatctaaaaattcaaGGCGGTGTCCTCACCAGGCGAATACGCGCTTCCTCAGGTACCACCTCGCAATTCTGCCAGCCGCTCACCGGCTCTCCGCCGCCGGCATCCGCCACCGCACGCTCGAAGCCGTCCTCGCCACGGTACGTGCGCCTTCCTCCGTTCCTCGTCCGTCCGTACACCACTGCCGTGCGGCAACTTCGCCGGAATCCCGACCCTGCCATTGCCGAGATCCAGCCCGGCCGTTTCTTGGTCCCCCACCTCGAATCTCTTACCACCCCCATAGTCCCATGGCTGATTGCGATGCGTCCAGTTAATCATGCCGCTGTGCTGCGACTCTCGAGTCACTCAGCTGCTGATTTGCTTTGCCTGCCTGTCCGTCTCTTCAGTAAACCGAGGAGAGAGAAATTGTTTGGTGAGGAGGAAATGAAATGTACACCTGTGCCCTGTTGGCTGATTCTTTCTTCGACGAATTCCCTTTTTGCTTGATGATCCATGCATGCACCAAATGTCAATCTCCACCGGCCCAGCATTTTTAAGTTAGGTGTAACATAACTTAAAAAATTTGTTCAATAACCATAAATATTAACAATGATATGATCTCAAATAGACAATACTATTTCTGATTACGAATATAGATCATTTTAatctcctcaactattctctaaatataaattattctcaaacttctatgcattttttctcttttattctctttttgcccttgtttaataaatgttaTCACTCTCGCAAATGAacgagttatctttttcaatacagaataaataaggggcaacaaggtcatttgatctactttcttaatccttgtatataagtctaaaacgacctacatttataaTCAGAGAAAGTAGTTAGTACTCAATGAGCAATTAAATTTATTCTAGCACGGGCTCGATACTGAGTAGACAGTAGTCAGTATTGTAAAAACTATTCTTAGCCATCAAATTTATTATGTACGACTAATGACTGCACCAATTAAGCAATTACGATAGAAACTAAGATGTTATAATTATATGCAGGGTTGAAAACAGATCGGATATAGACGGATATAGCTCATCCTGTATTATATCTTATAATATTTTCTCGGAAGCGGAGTTAGGTACGAATAGTTTTGGATAATTATTTCTTTATTATGTGTTATatcctacatttttttttctcggagTCAAGTCGGAACGGATAGTCGGATAGATGAAAATCtttcacttcatttgcatcCTTATACAGATACTTTCAAGAGCATtcaatattatctattttcgGATATGTGATAATCTACTTATATATTATCACGTTTTTAAGTGAAATCACAATAGATTTTCTCTCGTAACATCTAACATTCGGATACTTCGGATGGATATCAGTCATCCTGTAtcctatcctatatttttttcagatAAAAATCAGACACAGATAGTGTCGGACACGAATACTAGTTATCACATATTTATTTCATAAGCCTTCGGGTAGTCGGGTGGGTGGAAAATATGCGTCCCGTTTTCACCCTAATCATATGAACTATACTGATTCTGTAGTACTTTCAATTTACGAACCATGCAAAATTCTACAGAACTTTAATTGGAATCAGAACATACAACTTTCCACACGGGGAGAGCCTGGATGTATTCATTGACGTGATTGCTTCATTTACCGCATAACAGCTAATTTAATTCtgcttcaagaggaaatgaaaTGGACACTAGTTGTTTGTGCAATTGCACACCTGTGCCCTGTTGGCTGATTCTTTCTTCGACGAATTTCCTTTTTGCTTGATGATCCATGCATGCACCAAATGTCAATCACTACCGGCCCAGCATTTTTAAGTTAGGTGTAGATAACTTAAAAAATTTGTTCAATaactataaatattaaacaatgaTATGATCTGAAGTAGACATTAGTTAGTACTCAGTGAACAATCAAATTTATTCTATCACTAGCTCAATACTGAGCAGGCAATAGTCATTATTGTAAGAGCTATTCTTAGCAATCAAATTTGTTATGTCTGAGCAGGCAATAGTCATTATTGTAAGAGCTATTCTTAGCAATCAAATTTGTTATGTACGACTAATGACTACACCAATTAGGCAATTATGATAGAAACTAAGATGTTATAATAATATGTATGGATGAAAACGGATCGGATATGGATGAATATAGATCAttttgtatcatattttatattttttttctcgtagTCGGAGTCAGATATAAATAGTACTGGATAATTATTTCTTTATCATGTATCCTATCGTACAGTTTTTctcggagtcagagtcggagCGGATAGTCGGATAGATATCAGTTAGTCAAATAGATGAAAATCTTTCATTTCACTTGCATCCTCATACAGATGCTTTCAAAAGCATTCAGTATTATCTATCTACAGATATATGATAATCTACTTAtatattatcatgtttttaaGTGAAATCATAATAGATTTTCTCGTAACATCTAACATTCAGATACTTCGGACGGATACCAGTCATCCTGTATCCTATCCTACATTTTTTCTTAGATCAAAAGTCGAACACGAATAGTATCGGACACGAATACCGGTTATCCCATATTTGTTTTATAAGCCTTCGGGTAGTCGGACGGGTGGAAAATATACGTCCCATTTTCACTCCTAATCATATCAACTATGCTAATTCTGTAGTACTTTCAATTTATGAACCATGCAAAATTCTGCAGAACTTTAATTGGAATCAGGACATACAACTTTCCACACGGGGAGAGCCTGGATGTATTCATTGACGCGATTGCTTCATTTACCGCATAACAGCTAATTTGATTCTGCTTCAACAGGAAATGAAATGGACACTACTTGTTTGTGCAATTGCACACCTGTGCCATGTTGGCTGATTCTTTCTTCGACGAATTCCCTTTTTGCTTGATGATCCATGCATGCACCAAATGTCAATCTCCACCGGCCCAGCATTTTTAAGTTAGGTATACATAACTTAAAAATTTCGTTCAATaactataaatattaaacaatgaTATGATCAGAAGTAGACAGTAGCTAGAACCCAGAGAGCAATCAAATTTATTCTAGCACTAGCTCAATACTGAGCAGACAGTAGTCATTATTGTAAGAACTATTCTTGGCAATCAAATTTGTTCTGTATGACTAACGACTACACTAATTAGACAATTATGATAGAAATTAAGATGTTATAATCATATGTACTAATGAAAACGGATTGGATATGGACAGATATAGCTCATCCTATATcctatcttataattttttcttgTAGCCGGAATGGATACGGATAGTGCTGGATAATTATTTCTTTATCATGTATCCTATCCTACATTTTTCCTTGGAGTCGAAGTCAGAACGGATAGTCGGATAGATATTGGTTAGTCAAATAGATGAAAATCTTTCACTTCACTTGCATCCTCATACAGATGCTTTTAAAAGCATTCAGTATTATCTATCTACGGATATATGATAATCTacttatatattatcatatttttaagtgAAATCACAATAAATTTTCTCGTAACATCTAACATTCGGATACTTCGGACGAATATCAGTCATCCTGTATCCTATACTGCATTTTTTCTCAGATCAAAAGTCGGACACGGATAGTGTCGGACACAAATACTGGTTATCCCATATTTGTTTCATAAGCCTTCCGGTAGTCGGACGGGTGGAAAATATGCGTCCTGTTTTCACCCCTAATCATATGAACTATGCTAATTCTATAGTACTTTCAATTTGTGAACCATGCAAAATTCTGCAGAACTTTAATTGGAATCAGGACATACAACTTTCCACACGGGGAGAGCTTGGACGTATTCATTGACGTGATTGCTTCATTTACCGCATAACAGCTAATTTGATTCtgcttcaagaggaaatgaaaTGGACACTAGTTGTTTGTGCAATTGCACACCTGTGCCCTGTTGGCTGATTCTTTCTTCGACGAATCCCCTTTTTGCTTGATGATTCATGCATGCACCAAATGTCAGTCTCCACTACTCTAGCCAATAAATTGTACATACCGATAGTGTCTTCGAAAAATGATTTGTAGATGCTGAACCTATTTCACCATTTGTACTGGTTTGTTTGTattgttttttttccctttttttgaaCCTGCTGTTGATGTCCTGCATTGCCCAGGTTGTAGCTGCACGGCACATTAGAATGGATCTGAAAATTTTCACCATAACTCTTTCCTTGTCTCTGCAGATAGAGTATAGGCATGGGATCATTCACACAAGAGGTTGGTCAGTGACTCAAACATGAGAAGAATTTACTAAACCCATGCCATAAACCGAAATAGCCATACACCAATTGTGATTTGCCGATTGTTTCGCTCGGACTTGAGATAAGTTTACTAAATCCATGACATAAACCAAAATTTAGATAAGTTTACTAAATCCATGACATAAACCGTACCTCTCACTGTGTTGCTTATCTTTCTGTGCTTTTTGAAAGAGTGGTATATGGATGAAGTTAAGAAAGACGCACCAGTGGCCACATCGATGACTGTGGCGCCACGCCGAACGTTGATGCTAGAGGATCCTTAGACAGGATGATGTATCGCTACTTCGACGTACATGCAGCAACATGCTCGATGCTGAGGGAACTATCATCCTGCCGAGGCATCGCTTTATACAATTCGTCACGGAATCAATCCATCAAAGTCACATGGTACCCATCCTCTTCTCGGTGTCAACGATCGTACAATGTTGCATATTGTTCTCTGTTTTCATTCCCTGCACACAGTTCTAGTGCCACTACGCCACTGTGTAAGGGTGTGCATAAAGGCAGTTCTTTGCAAAACAGCGGTATCAGCTCAGAGATTTAGGCCGTCTGCTCAAGTACAAATCGTACCTGGGAACTTCATGGTCACTCTATTAAGGTTCATGGATTTGAAATGCTTCAGTTGGGTCTGTGGTTATTGTTGTATAGATTTTTGCAAGTTGTCTGTGCCTGTCCCCTTATCCTTGCAGACGCATGTTTCTGTGTCAGCTATGCATTTGAAGATTGAGAGATGCAATCCTTCTTTGAACAAAATGTGGCTCTGAAAATATCAGGCTTCTT comes from the Phragmites australis chromosome 22, lpPhrAust1.1, whole genome shotgun sequence genome and includes:
- the LOC133904824 gene encoding E3 ubiquitin-protein ligase MIEL1-like; translated protein: MGGAHLPGGEDVSHDVVGDGDVDRRDVGKMEHRCEHYRRRCKIVAPCCSQVFPCRHCHNETTASGDRHTICRQNVEKVVCLLCDTEQLVSQVCVSCGVNMGEYFCDICKFYDDDTEKGQYHCYDCGICRVGGKENFFHCVKCGSCYSVILRDNHQCVENSMRQNCPICYEYLFDSLQGTRVLNCGHTMHMECFSDMVGHNKYTCPICSKTALDMTHHWEALDQEIEATIMPPVYRYKIWVLCNDCNKVSEVNFHVIGHKCSHCNSYNTRSTSRPADSSGSSSPTTDSSDNNL